One Olsenella sp. oral taxon 807 DNA segment encodes these proteins:
- a CDS encoding ABC transporter ATP-binding protein, with the protein MKQIVCVNHVTKTYGTKRALNDITFSIDEGDVLAYLGPNGSGKTTTLRSILGLIEIQAGNIQILGSDTQRQYTALYGTVASLFDENGLYERLTARENLSFFLDTFQRKEELSSALHLMEELDMGDEIDRRVSTYSKGMKRKLALVRSLSLHPKLLLMDEPFDGIDIENRAKTIRVIHACREKYGMTMMLTSHVMADIEDLASRIIIIKKGRLLVDEPLDRFGLREGKDMACRYLRVVEDE; encoded by the coding sequence TTGAAACAGATCGTGTGCGTAAACCATGTCACAAAGACATATGGTACAAAACGTGCCCTGAATGACATCACGTTCTCCATCGACGAAGGTGACGTACTCGCATACCTTGGCCCGAACGGCTCTGGGAAAACAACGACCCTAAGGAGCATCCTTGGACTGATAGAGATCCAAGCTGGCAATATCCAGATCCTCGGCTCTGACACACAGAGGCAGTACACTGCCTTGTACGGGACTGTAGCATCGCTTTTCGATGAGAATGGCCTCTATGAGAGGCTGACAGCTCGGGAGAATCTCTCCTTCTTTCTTGATACCTTTCAGCGGAAAGAGGAATTGAGTTCCGCACTCCACTTGATGGAAGAACTTGATATGGGAGACGAGATCGATCGTAGGGTCTCCACATACTCAAAGGGCATGAAGAGGAAGTTGGCTCTCGTCCGCAGCCTGTCCTTGCATCCCAAGCTGCTGCTCATGGATGAGCCGTTTGATGGAATTGACATCGAGAACAGGGCAAAGACCATTCGGGTGATACATGCGTGTCGGGAGAAGTACGGGATGACCATGATGCTCACATCCCACGTCATGGCGGACATAGAGGACTTGGCCTCAAGGATCATTATCATCAAAAAGGGCAGGCTTCTGGTCGATGAGCCACTGGACAGGTTCGGCTTGCGCGAGGGGAAAGACATGGCATGCAGATATCTAAGGGTGGTTGAAGATGAGTAG
- the folE gene encoding GTP cyclohydrolase I FolE has protein sequence MEDGSVRERLHKGIVAHTPIDGAPGPCSHGDGGVDGPRIEAAIRELLIGIGEDPDREGLRDTPSRVARACEEIFGGMREDPGSHLRRQFHEPGNEDMVIVRDIPFVSTCEHHLLPFVGHAHVCYIPRDGRLCGLSKIARCVSGYARRPQLQERLTAQVADALCRELDPLGVLVVLEAEHTCMSIRGVKSSGAQTVTSAVRGAFRNDPKTRSEALRLLGLPTSVRGG, from the coding sequence ATGGAAGACGGAAGCGTGCGCGAGCGCCTGCACAAGGGCATCGTTGCCCACACCCCGATCGACGGCGCGCCTGGTCCCTGCTCCCATGGGGATGGAGGCGTCGATGGCCCTCGCATAGAGGCGGCCATCCGTGAGCTCCTCATCGGTATCGGCGAGGACCCCGACCGAGAGGGCCTTAGAGATACGCCGAGCAGGGTGGCCCGCGCCTGCGAGGAGATCTTCGGGGGTATGCGCGAGGACCCGGGCAGCCACCTGCGCAGGCAGTTTCACGAGCCGGGCAACGAGGACATGGTCATCGTCAGGGACATCCCCTTTGTCTCCACCTGCGAGCACCACCTCTTGCCCTTCGTGGGTCATGCCCACGTATGTTACATCCCGCGCGACGGTCGCCTCTGCGGCCTCTCGAAGATAGCTCGCTGCGTGAGCGGCTATGCCCGTAGGCCCCAGCTCCAGGAGCGCCTCACGGCGCAGGTGGCCGATGCCCTGTGTCGCGAGCTCGATCCCCTTGGCGTGCTCGTGGTGCTCGAGGCCGAGCATACCTGCATGAGCATCCGGGGCGTCAAGAGCTCTGGCGCGCAGACGGTGACCTCCGCCGTGCGCGGCGCGTTTCGAAACGACCCCAAGACGCGCTCGGAGGCCCTGCGCCTGCTTGGGCTTCCCACGTCCGTGCGGGGCGGCTAG
- a CDS encoding cyclodeaminase/cyclohydrolase family protein translates to MLVDRDLKGFADALAAKEPVPGGGGAAAYAGALGVALGSMVANFTLGKRRYAAYEDDLRRILTQAADLRARLVSLVDEDAAAFAPLAHAYGIPKGDPSRDEALEAAAKAACDAPLKTMEQVCRAIALLEELEEKGSGLLISDVGAGALLSRAALEAASLNVFVNTRSLKDRAYAEAVEARCDEMLGTWCPRAEALAAKVMGRIREEG, encoded by the coding sequence ATGCTCGTAGACAGGGACCTCAAAGGGTTCGCAGATGCGCTTGCCGCCAAGGAGCCGGTACCGGGCGGCGGTGGGGCTGCGGCGTACGCGGGCGCGCTCGGCGTTGCGCTTGGATCCATGGTCGCAAACTTCACGCTTGGGAAGCGGCGTTACGCCGCCTACGAGGACGACCTCAGACGCATCCTTACACAGGCTGCGGACCTCCGTGCGCGCCTCGTTTCCCTGGTGGATGAGGACGCGGCGGCCTTTGCGCCGCTCGCGCATGCCTATGGCATCCCTAAGGGCGATCCCTCTCGCGACGAGGCCCTTGAGGCTGCGGCCAAAGCTGCCTGCGACGCGCCTCTCAAGACAATGGAGCAGGTCTGCCGTGCCATCGCGCTTCTCGAGGAGCTGGAGGAGAAGGGATCGGGGCTGCTCATCTCGGACGTGGGCGCAGGCGCTCTCCTGAGCCGCGCCGCCCTCGAGGCGGCGAGCCTCAACGTTTTCGTGAACACCCGGTCCCTCAAGGACCGCGCGTACGCGGAGGCCGTTGAGGCTCGCTGTGACGAGATGCTCGGTACGTGGTGCCCGCGTGCCGAGGCGCTCGCCGCCAAGGTCATGGGCCGTATCAGGGAGGAAGGGTAG
- a CDS encoding formate--tetrahydrofolate ligase, giving the protein MGDNMSDIEIAREAHMFPIAKVAERVGLDPAWLEPYGSHKAKLDVRALRDLSFKARLILVTAINPTPAGEGKTTTSIGLADAMNRLGRKTMLALREPSLGPVFGVKGGATGGGHAQLVPMEDINLHFTGDLHAIAAANNLCAALLDNHVKQGNALGVDPRRIVWRRCMDVCDRQLRNVVDGLGGIADGVPRQDGFDITAASEVMAVLCLAADLTDLKARLGRMVIAYSYDGEPVTAHDIGADGAMAVLLKDALKPNLVQTLEHNPVLVHGGPFANIAHGCNSLIATTTAMRVADFAVTEAGFGADLGAEKFLDIACRAADLAPSVVVIVATVRALKYNGGVARAELGREDLEALERGVPNLLRHLSNIRDVFGLPCVVAVNAFPTDTRSELDLVTESCRRLGVSAVLFEGWAKGGEGGETLAREVVRLCEEPSELHHPYELDEGIEGKLDAVATKVYRADGIDLTPAAARQLRQLEEQGFGGLPVCVAKTPYSFSDDQTKLGAPKGFRITVRGLRVSAGAGFIVALTGDVMTMPGLPKIPAAEGMDVAADGSVIGLF; this is encoded by the coding sequence ATGGGAGACAACATGTCAGACATCGAGATCGCCCGGGAGGCCCATATGTTTCCCATCGCCAAGGTGGCCGAGAGGGTCGGCCTCGATCCGGCGTGGCTCGAGCCTTACGGAAGCCATAAGGCCAAGCTCGACGTCCGAGCTCTGAGGGACCTGTCTTTCAAGGCCAGGCTCATCCTCGTCACTGCCATCAATCCTACACCTGCCGGTGAGGGCAAGACCACGACCTCCATAGGTCTCGCAGACGCCATGAACCGCCTTGGGCGCAAGACCATGCTGGCCCTACGTGAGCCGTCTCTTGGTCCCGTCTTCGGCGTCAAGGGCGGGGCGACGGGCGGGGGACATGCCCAACTTGTCCCCATGGAGGACATCAACCTGCACTTCACGGGTGACCTCCACGCCATCGCTGCCGCCAACAACCTCTGTGCCGCCCTGCTCGACAACCACGTCAAGCAGGGTAACGCCCTCGGCGTCGACCCTCGCCGCATCGTCTGGAGGCGGTGCATGGACGTGTGTGACCGCCAGCTCAGGAACGTCGTCGATGGGCTGGGCGGTATCGCGGACGGCGTGCCCCGACAGGACGGCTTCGACATCACCGCCGCCTCGGAGGTCATGGCCGTCCTCTGCTTGGCCGCCGACCTTACGGACCTCAAGGCCCGCCTCGGTCGCATGGTCATCGCCTACAGCTACGACGGCGAGCCCGTCACTGCCCATGACATCGGGGCCGATGGTGCGATGGCCGTCCTTCTCAAAGACGCCCTCAAGCCCAACCTCGTCCAGACGCTCGAGCACAATCCCGTCCTCGTGCATGGCGGACCCTTCGCTAACATCGCCCACGGCTGCAACTCGCTGATCGCGACGACGACGGCCATGAGGGTTGCCGACTTTGCCGTGACCGAGGCTGGCTTTGGTGCCGACCTTGGTGCCGAGAAGTTCTTGGACATCGCGTGCCGTGCAGCGGACCTTGCCCCCTCGGTGGTCGTGATCGTGGCGACGGTGCGCGCTCTCAAGTACAACGGGGGCGTCGCGAGGGCCGAGCTTGGCCGGGAGGATCTCGAGGCTCTTGAGAGGGGTGTGCCCAACCTGCTCAGGCACCTCTCCAACATCCGCGACGTCTTTGGCCTTCCCTGCGTCGTTGCCGTCAATGCCTTTCCCACAGACACCAGATCTGAGCTTGACCTTGTGACCGAGAGCTGTCGCAGACTGGGCGTGAGTGCAGTCCTCTTTGAGGGCTGGGCCAAGGGCGGAGAGGGTGGGGAGACCTTGGCCCGCGAGGTCGTGCGTCTTTGCGAGGAACCTTCGGAGTTGCACCATCCCTACGAGCTCGACGAGGGCATCGAGGGCAAGCTCGACGCTGTGGCGACCAAGGTCTACCGTGCCGACGGCATCGACCTGACGCCAGCGGCCGCAAGGCAGCTGCGACAGCTCGAGGAGCAGGGCTTCGGGGGCCTTCCCGTCTGCGTCGCCAAGACTCCGTACTCATTCTCGGATGACCAGACCAAGCTCGGTGCTCCCAAGGGCTTTCGCATCACGGTGCGTGGGCTTAGGGTCTCGGCTGGTGCGGGCTTCATCGTGGCCTTGACCGGTGACGTTATGACCATGCCCGGCCTTCCTAAGATTCCGGCAGCAGAGGGGATGGATGTTGCGGCAGACGGGAGTGTCATCGGCCTGTTTTGA
- a CDS encoding PLP-dependent cysteine synthase family protein gives MVYKSILEAVGHTPLVRLNRVVRPGMARVLVKYEAMNVGGSIKTRTALRMVREAERQGRLHKGSIIVEPTSGNQGIGLALVAAVLGYSARIIMPDSVSIERRRLVSQYGALVLTEHDDGDIGACIQACIARAQRMAAEDENVYVPQQFENPANVVAQYEGTGAEILADADSPIDGFCSGVGTGGTISGVGRALREANPQTLIWAVEPDQAPVLSGGKVGTHLQMGIGDGIIPAILDRDIFDDVVTVSDSAAMGMARSLAREEGLMCGITSGTNVVAALRMAEQLGKGKTVVTVLPDTAERYISTQLFCEG, from the coding sequence ATGGTATACAAGAGCATACTTGAGGCCGTGGGACATACGCCACTCGTGCGCCTCAACAGGGTGGTTCGCCCCGGCATGGCGCGCGTGCTCGTAAAGTACGAGGCCATGAACGTGGGAGGCTCCATCAAGACTCGTACCGCCCTGCGTATGGTCCGCGAGGCGGAAAGGCAAGGCAGGCTCCATAAGGGCAGCATCATCGTCGAGCCCACGAGCGGCAACCAGGGGATCGGCCTGGCCCTTGTGGCGGCGGTGCTCGGCTATAGCGCCCGAATCATCATGCCGGACTCGGTCTCCATCGAGCGGCGCCGTCTTGTGAGCCAGTACGGGGCGCTCGTGCTCACCGAGCACGACGACGGCGACATCGGTGCCTGCATCCAGGCATGCATCGCCCGTGCCCAGCGGATGGCTGCCGAGGACGAGAACGTCTACGTGCCCCAGCAGTTCGAGAATCCCGCCAACGTCGTGGCCCAGTACGAGGGCACGGGCGCCGAGATACTCGCAGACGCCGACAGCCCCATAGACGGGTTTTGCTCGGGCGTCGGCACGGGTGGCACCATAAGTGGTGTGGGCAGGGCGCTGCGCGAAGCTAACCCCCAGACCCTCATCTGGGCGGTGGAACCCGACCAGGCGCCCGTCCTTTCTGGCGGCAAGGTGGGGACGCACCTCCAGATGGGTATTGGCGATGGCATCATTCCCGCCATCCTCGATCGCGACATCTTCGATGACGTGGTCACGGTCAGCGACTCCGCTGCCATGGGCATGGCGCGAAGCCTCGCACGCGAGGAGGGCCTCATGTGCGGCATCACCTCGGGTACCAACGTGGTGGCGGCGCTTCGCATGGCCGAGCAGCTCGGAAAGGGCAAGACGGTGGTCACGGTCCTGCCAGACACTGCGGAGCGCTATATATCCACCCAGCTCTTCTGCGAGGGGTAG
- a CDS encoding folylpolyglutamate synthase/dihydrofolate synthase family protein, with the protein MARGQRRGVRAEGYQVPFEVLDLSYTEALQTLRAACKFGIQPMLETVVDMLAELGDPDLSFRSLQIAGTNGKTSTSRYAAAILRGQGLRVALYTSPELVSLTERMEVDGVPVSESTFARGVAAAAEAGRRVNIRRRASGERPYDVTQFDILTVAACVAFAQADVDVAVLECGMGGRWDATSAVKSIEAVAVTGVGLDHTRILGDTLEAIAGEKAAIIRCGQSCVLGVGTATPDSVEDVFLDRCRSQDVTPVLLRPERLEDAAGEMHAGVPRRHVSLLQASYRITNRPRCLGAPLELTVRTPRRAYTGLTALKPSYQAANIACAVTLTEVFLDGELDGDRLLKSVRQCPTPGRFSLLRPNPPVLVDACHNPQSVDAFLAALQDIAPDPATRPPLLCAVLADKDVGGIVSRLARAFPAVVCTQTSSSRSLGADELVRRFLAAGAKVTGSYGSVAAALAAMSAGPLVGCGSITLAGALAALLA; encoded by the coding sequence ATGGCGCGAGGGCAGAGGAGGGGAGTCAGGGCCGAAGGGTACCAGGTTCCCTTCGAGGTCTTGGACCTCAGCTACACGGAGGCGCTCCAGACGCTGCGCGCGGCGTGCAAATTTGGCATCCAGCCCATGCTCGAGACGGTCGTCGATATGCTCGCTGAGCTGGGCGATCCTGACCTGAGCTTTCGCAGCCTGCAGATAGCCGGCACTAACGGCAAGACGTCCACTTCGCGCTACGCGGCGGCGATCCTTCGCGGACAGGGTCTTCGCGTTGCGCTCTACACCTCGCCTGAGCTCGTGAGCCTTACCGAGCGTATGGAGGTGGACGGTGTTCCCGTGAGCGAGAGCACCTTCGCTCGCGGCGTCGCGGCCGCCGCCGAGGCAGGCCGTCGCGTGAACATACGACGTCGCGCGTCAGGGGAGCGACCCTATGACGTGACGCAGTTCGACATACTCACCGTAGCCGCCTGCGTGGCCTTCGCACAGGCGGACGTGGATGTTGCTGTGCTCGAGTGCGGCATGGGGGGCCGCTGGGATGCGACGAGCGCCGTGAAGTCGATAGAGGCGGTGGCCGTCACGGGCGTGGGGCTCGACCATACGCGCATCCTCGGTGATACGCTCGAGGCTATCGCCGGCGAGAAGGCAGCCATCATCAGGTGCGGGCAAAGCTGCGTGCTCGGTGTGGGCACGGCGACGCCCGACAGCGTGGAGGACGTGTTCTTGGACCGGTGCCGCTCTCAGGACGTCACCCCTGTCCTCCTTCGCCCGGAGCGCCTTGAGGATGCGGCTGGCGAGATGCACGCGGGCGTCCCGCGCAGGCACGTGAGCCTCTTGCAGGCGAGCTACCGTATCACCAACAGGCCCAGGTGCCTCGGTGCCCCCCTTGAGCTGACGGTCAGGACGCCGCGCAGGGCCTACACGGGCCTCACCGCCCTCAAGCCAAGCTACCAGGCGGCCAACATCGCCTGCGCCGTCACGCTCACGGAGGTCTTCCTGGACGGCGAGCTTGACGGGGACCGGCTTCTTAAATCCGTCAGGCAATGCCCGACACCGGGGCGTTTCTCCCTGCTTCGCCCTAACCCTCCCGTGCTCGTTGACGCCTGTCACAACCCGCAGTCTGTGGATGCCTTTCTCGCTGCCCTGCAGGACATTGCCCCCGATCCAGCCACGCGCCCACCCCTGCTCTGTGCCGTCCTTGCCGACAAGGACGTGGGAGGCATCGTGTCGCGCCTCGCTCGTGCATTTCCTGCCGTCGTCTGCACGCAGACGTCCTCGTCGCGCTCCCTGGGTGCCGACGAGCTTGTCCGACGCTTCTTGGCGGCAGGGGCAAAAGTCACAGGAAGCTACGGGAGCGTCGCTGCCGCACTTGCCGCCATGAGCGCGGGGCCTCTCGTAGGTTGTGGGTCTATCACGCTTGCTGGTGCGCTTGCTGCACTCCTTGCGTAG
- a CDS encoding HAD hydrolase family protein — translation MVVHATKAFASDFDGTLLFDGWFKTGLLGTGRLISQDVEAIRAFRDGGGLFGICTGRALAGVTEVIGGAFGLDFCITVSGALVVDGKGMAIESHVLARDLCQGLVGRYVTPGVLAYLQGRGFFFLGESNDPMVTPIASLDELSEDVHSISFGFEDAGCAAQCAASIEEEYGDVVSAFLNVRSVDVVPVGCSKGQGVRCVRRHFGVGAIGGIGDSFNDLPLLREADVAYALDFAPKQVQDEADVVVPSVAQALSDLAAR, via the coding sequence ATGGTGGTACATGCGACGAAGGCGTTTGCCTCGGACTTCGACGGGACGCTCCTCTTCGATGGGTGGTTCAAGACGGGTCTTCTGGGCACCGGGCGCCTCATTTCTCAGGACGTCGAGGCGATCAGGGCGTTTCGCGACGGCGGTGGCCTTTTTGGCATCTGTACGGGACGTGCGCTGGCGGGTGTGACGGAGGTTATTGGCGGCGCCTTTGGCCTCGACTTCTGCATCACGGTCAGCGGCGCTCTCGTCGTTGATGGGAAGGGCATGGCTATTGAGTCGCATGTGCTGGCTCGCGATCTGTGCCAGGGACTCGTGGGCAGGTACGTGACGCCGGGAGTCCTCGCATACCTGCAAGGGAGGGGCTTCTTCTTCCTCGGTGAGTCGAATGACCCGATGGTCACTCCGATTGCGAGCCTAGATGAGCTGTCCGAGGACGTGCACTCCATCTCTTTCGGCTTCGAGGATGCCGGGTGTGCCGCGCAGTGCGCCGCTTCCATCGAGGAGGAGTACGGAGATGTTGTGAGTGCTTTCCTAAACGTGAGGAGTGTGGACGTGGTGCCGGTGGGCTGCTCGAAGGGTCAGGGCGTGCGTTGCGTGCGTCGCCACTTTGGTGTGGGGGCCATTGGAGGCATTGGCGACAGCTTCAATGACCTGCCGCTTTTGCGTGAGGCGGATGTCGCCTATGCTCTTGATTTCGCTCCCAAGCAAGTACAGGACGAGGCGGACGTCGTGGTTCCCTCCGTCGCCCAGGCTCTCTCTGACCTTGCCGCACGATAG
- a CDS encoding bifunctional 5,10-methylenetetrahydrofolate dehydrogenase/5,10-methenyltetrahydrofolate cyclohydrolase, producing MARLLRGAPVAQALTLSLKPRVEALRDRGVVATLAVVRVGEGASDLSYERAARRRMDAVGIATKGIALPADCSQAELTDAIDRVNEDAGIHGCLILRPLPRTLDEMAACAALDVAKDVDGVTAGSLYGMFANRQVGFSPCTAEAVMKLLDYYGVELAGAKVTVVGRSLVIGKPVSMLLLAADATPTLCHTHTRELAVACRDADVVVVAAGHAKVVGAAAVHAGQVIVDVGTNWDEEAGTLVGDVDFDAVEPKVAAITPVPGGVGAVTTAILAKHVIEAAEGLIS from the coding sequence ATGGCGAGGTTGCTTCGGGGTGCACCTGTCGCCCAGGCGCTCACCTTGAGCCTCAAACCCCGTGTCGAGGCACTCAGGGACAGGGGCGTCGTAGCGACGCTCGCCGTCGTGCGTGTGGGCGAGGGGGCTTCCGACCTTTCCTACGAGCGTGCGGCGCGCAGGCGCATGGATGCCGTCGGCATCGCCACCAAAGGCATAGCCCTGCCTGCCGATTGCTCGCAGGCCGAGCTCACGGACGCGATCGATCGCGTCAACGAGGATGCGGGCATCCATGGTTGCCTGATACTGCGTCCGCTGCCTAGGACGCTCGACGAAATGGCCGCCTGCGCGGCACTCGACGTCGCAAAGGACGTCGACGGCGTCACCGCAGGCTCGCTCTACGGCATGTTCGCGAACAGGCAGGTGGGGTTCTCGCCCTGCACGGCCGAGGCCGTCATGAAGCTTCTCGACTATTATGGCGTGGAGCTTGCTGGCGCCAAGGTGACGGTCGTCGGGCGCTCGCTCGTGATAGGCAAGCCTGTGTCGATGCTGCTTCTGGCGGCAGACGCCACGCCCACCTTATGCCATACGCACACGAGGGAGCTCGCCGTAGCCTGTCGTGATGCGGACGTCGTCGTCGTGGCGGCAGGGCATGCCAAGGTTGTGGGGGCAGCTGCGGTACATGCCGGGCAGGTCATCGTGGACGTCGGGACCAACTGGGATGAGGAGGCCGGCACGCTCGTGGGCGACGTGGACTTCGACGCCGTCGAGCCTAAGGTCGCGGCTATCACGCCCGTACCGGGCGGCGTCGGGGCCGTGACGACGGCGATTCTCGCCAAGCACGTCATCGAGGCGGCGGAAGGGTTAATCTCATAG
- a CDS encoding zinc ribbon domain-containing protein encodes MSDLLDQLITPEVRMVLYLLVACVVMLYVLAIVYVIRDAQRRGAEPWWLWALISVIPVVGLLAYVILRPSSYLVDREEQDLDIALREHQLSHYGICPKCGAPIDRDFVVCPICNTQVRNVCPTCHRPLNADWKVCPYCRTRIQ; translated from the coding sequence ATGTCAGACCTCCTTGATCAGCTCATCACCCCCGAGGTGCGCATGGTCCTCTACCTCTTGGTAGCCTGCGTCGTGATGCTTTATGTCTTGGCCATCGTCTATGTGATCCGCGACGCCCAGCGCCGTGGTGCCGAGCCTTGGTGGCTATGGGCGCTGATCTCCGTGATCCCCGTGGTAGGCCTCTTGGCATACGTGATCCTGCGGCCCAGCTCCTACCTGGTCGATCGCGAGGAACAGGACCTTGATATCGCGTTGCGTGAGCACCAGCTCTCACACTACGGTATCTGCCCCAAGTGCGGTGCACCCATCGATCGCGACTTCGTCGTGTGCCCCATCTGCAACACGCAGGTGCGAAACGTCTGCCCCACCTGCCACAGGCCGCTGAATGCAGACTGGAAGGTCTGTCCCTACTGCCGTACCCGTATCCAGTAG